In one window of Amblyomma americanum isolate KBUSLIRL-KWMA chromosome 9, ASM5285725v1, whole genome shotgun sequence DNA:
- the LOC144104967 gene encoding uncharacterized protein LOC144104967, which produces MAQAAGSAGGHGNQPAVIASTEQTITIDGDTHAHPLLVQQRTDDTKLWPSITSAHIVCYLIRSKACDLKEAEAYKSLDSYNQLQCGWVGWVLSHEAAADIVYVKADLRPSQAVNKKSWSPWACVRKNGQVVATGCSCMAGKARVYSHIGAPLWKLEMSVQKSTVDPASTQHPRPTRKVKHFASKELADHIKKSPYGELFSIPGTLLHNTLTTTRREIQRPSQAPASVHRQQATHHSEKVAFQSPKGWENHSAQFLCSLMAASIFFSEVMLPSRNCQQRDAQCRRPLTNGQWLLSAAASCRIGFPHGIWTTASPPLS; this is translated from the exons ATGGCGCAAGCGGctggaagcgctggtggtcaCGGGAACCAACCGGCCGTTATTGCATCGACGGAGCAAACGATCACGATCG ATGGTGACACCCATGCTCATCCCCTGCTCGTGCAGCAGCGGACAGATGACACCAAACTCTGGCCAAGCATAACAAGCGCTCATATTGTATGCTACTTGATTAGATCAAAGGCCTGTGATCTTAAAGAGGCAGAGGCGTACAAAAGCCTGGACTCTTATAACCAGCTGCAGTGCGGTTGGGTGGGTTGGGTGCTGAGTCACGAAGCAGCTGCTGATATTGTGTATGTGAAGGCCGATCTGCGACCCTCTCAGGCAGTAAACAAAAAATCATGGTCGCCATGGGCCTGTGTGCGGAAGAATGGTCAAGTGGTGGCTACTGGTTGTTCTTGCATGGCCGGAAAAGCACGTGTTTATAGCCATATTGGTGCCCCGTTGTGGAAGCTAGAAATGAGCGTCCAG aaaTCAACGGTGGACCCCGCAAGCACGCAGCACCCAAGGCCGACCCGAAAGGTCAAGCATTTTGCAAGCAAAGAACTCGCAGACCACATCAAGAAGTCACCTTATGGCGAGCTCTTCAGTATTCCTG GCACCCTTCTCCACAACACATTGACGACGACGAGAAGGGAGATCCAGCGACCTTCTCAGGCACCAGCAAGTGTCCACAGGCAACAAGCGACACATCACTCAGAGAAG GTTGCCTTCCAGTCACCGAAGGGGTGGGAAAACCACTCGGCACAGTTTCTTTGCTCCCTTATggcagcttcaatttttttttcagaggtcATG ctcccttctcggaattgtcagcAGCGGGACGCGCAGTgcaggcgccctctgacgaacggccagtggttgctgtctgcagcggctagttgCAGGATCGGGTTTCCGCACGGCATCTGGACGACCGCTTCTCCGCCGCTGTCGTAA